One segment of Rosa chinensis cultivar Old Blush chromosome 6, RchiOBHm-V2, whole genome shotgun sequence DNA contains the following:
- the LOC112172271 gene encoding uncharacterized protein ycf36 isoform X1, whose protein sequence is MATALVLHPTPNFLSPIPPTPNPRLHRHRYRTEIPKIPFSSSSFRNGGPAETECPVPLEQQPINEYQNLSTSFPFSWASGDLVEYCSRLIATGASFALFVGLPVASFGVFGAQSEPLKQSLYAVSGGFLVVTLAVVRMYLGWAYVGNRLLSATVEYEETGWYDGQIWVKTAEVLARDRLLGSFSVKPVLSRLKLTLVTLAASILACVLVLLYIDGGQIQEAENRVIRGVYNDDSARSFEPDAFCGGDPGPGPPQ, encoded by the exons ATGGCCACCGCACTTGTGCTACACCCAACCCCAAATTTCCTCTCACCAATCCCTCCAACCCCAAATCCCAGACTTCACCGCCACCGCTACCGCACCgaaatacccaaaatacccTTCTCCTCGTCGTCGTTCCGAAACGGCGGCCCAGCAGAAACAGAGTGCCCTGTTCCGCTGGAGCAGCAGCCCATAAACGAGTACCAGAACCTCTCCACCTCCTTCCCCTTCTCGTGGGCCTCCGGCGACCTCGTCGAGTACTGCTCTCGCCTGATCGCCACCGGCGCCTCCTTCGCGCTCTTCGTGGGCCTCCCCGTCGCCTCCTTCGGCGTCTTCGGGGCCCAATCGGAGCCGCTCAAGCAGTCCCTCTACGCAGTTTCCGGTGGGTTTTTGGTGGTCACTCTCGCCGTGGTGAGGATGTACCTCGGTTGGGCTTACGTCGGCAACCGCTTGCTTAGTGCCACTGTTGAAT ACGAAGAGACTGGGTGGTATGATGGTCAG ATATGGGTTAAGACTGCTGAAGTTTTGGCGCGTGATCGGCTTCTTGGTTCATTTTCT GTGAAGCCTGTGCTGAGCAGATTGAAGTTAACGCTGGTGACTCTTGCAGCATCAATACTTGCATGTGTTCTCGTCCTCCTTTACATTGATGGAGGCCAAATCCAAGAAGCCGAGAATCGCGTTATACGTGGAGTTTACAACGATGATTCTGCAAGATCGTTTGAGCCCGATGCGTTTTGTGGTGGTGATCCTGGTCCTGGTCCTCCCCAATAA
- the LOC112172271 gene encoding uncharacterized protein ycf36 isoform X2, giving the protein MATALVLHPTPNFLSPIPPTPNPRLHRHRYRTEIPKIPFSSSSFRNGGPAETECPVPLEQQPINEYQNLSTSFPFSWASGDLVEYCSRLIATGASFALFVGLPVASFGVFGAQSEPLKQSLYAVSGGFLVVTLAVVRMYLGWAYVGNRLLSATVEYEETGWYDGQIWVKTAEVLARDRLLGSFSCFDHDSDRLFEFG; this is encoded by the exons ATGGCCACCGCACTTGTGCTACACCCAACCCCAAATTTCCTCTCACCAATCCCTCCAACCCCAAATCCCAGACTTCACCGCCACCGCTACCGCACCgaaatacccaaaatacccTTCTCCTCGTCGTCGTTCCGAAACGGCGGCCCAGCAGAAACAGAGTGCCCTGTTCCGCTGGAGCAGCAGCCCATAAACGAGTACCAGAACCTCTCCACCTCCTTCCCCTTCTCGTGGGCCTCCGGCGACCTCGTCGAGTACTGCTCTCGCCTGATCGCCACCGGCGCCTCCTTCGCGCTCTTCGTGGGCCTCCCCGTCGCCTCCTTCGGCGTCTTCGGGGCCCAATCGGAGCCGCTCAAGCAGTCCCTCTACGCAGTTTCCGGTGGGTTTTTGGTGGTCACTCTCGCCGTGGTGAGGATGTACCTCGGTTGGGCTTACGTCGGCAACCGCTTGCTTAGTGCCACTGTTGAAT ACGAAGAGACTGGGTGGTATGATGGTCAG ATATGGGTTAAGACTGCTGAAGTTTTGGCGCGTGATCGGCTTCTTGGTTCATTTTCT TGTTTCGATCATGACAGCGATCGATTATTTGAATTTGGTTGA
- the LOC112169661 gene encoding 2-oxoglutarate-dependent dioxygenase DAO, protein MANPIPVIDLSQFPASGEYDKLRLASEEWGCFRLLNHKIPLPLMAEMKIVVRSLLDLPMEIKKNNTDVIAGSGYMAPSKVNPLYEALGLYDLGSSQAVQTFCSQLHASSYQREVIEKYAGAVYEQMVDIGQKLAESLGLWSGFLKGWACQFRINKYNFTPESVGSSGVQIHTDAGFLTILQDDENVGGLEVMDKSGAFVPVDPYPGTLIVNLGDTAKAWSNGRLCNVKHRVQCREATIRVSIASFLLGPKEEAVEAPPEFVDSDHPRLYVPVTHEEYRKLRLSKYLHAGEALELLRIKS, encoded by the exons ATGGCAAATCCAATTCCAGTGATTGATCTGAGTCAGTTTCCTGCTTCTGGTGAGTACGATAAGCTTAGGTTAGCATCAGAGGAATGGGGTTGCTTCCGGCTTCTCAACCACAAGATCCCATTGCCTCTGATGGCAGAGATGAAGATAGTGGTAAGATCTCTCCTTGATCTGCCCATGGAGATCAAGAAGAACAACACTGATGTCATAGCTGGCAGTGGCTACATGGCACCGAGCAAGGTCAACCCGCTCTATGAGGCTTTAGGTCTCTATGACTTGGGCTCATCTCAGGCTGTGCAGACCTTTTGCTCTCAGTTGCATGCTTCTTCCTACCAGAG AGAGGTGATCGAGAAGTATGCAGGAGCAGTTTATGAGCAGATGGTGGATATAGGGCAAAAGTTGGCAGAGAGTCTCGGCTTGTGGAGTGGTTTTCTGAAGGGATGGGCTTGCCAGTTTAGGATCAACAAGTACAACTTCACTCCTGAATCCGTTGGATCTTCCGGAGTTCAGATACACACAGATGCGGGATTTCTGACAATTCTTCAAGACGATGAAAATGTTGGTGGTCTTGAAGTAATGGACAAGTCTGGTGCTTTTGTACCAGTTGATCCTTATCCAGGCACTCTCATTGTCAATCTGGGAGACACGGCTAAG GCATGGAGCAATGGGAGGCTGTGCAATGTCAAGCATAGAGTTCAATGCAGGGAAGCCACCATTCGAGTCTCCATTGCTTCATTTCTGTTGGGACCAAAGGAGGAAGCAGTGGAAGCCCCACCAGAATTTGTTGATTCGGATCACCCCCGTCTGTATGTCCCTGTCACTCATGAAGAGTACAGGAAGCTCAGACTTTCCAAATACTTGCATGCCGGTGAAGCTCTTGAACTTCTGCGCATCAAGTCCTAA
- the LOC112169660 gene encoding serine/threonine-protein kinase EDR1 — protein sequence MSKMKHLLRKLHIGGDQRLAETTAAVAPPVVASPGTANLNPTASSPASSSSGSATMGRIAALESVSDRTSGDGGGSGSGGGGVDFNFLEEEFQVQLALAISASDPDSRDDPETAQIDAAKRISLGCGATSLADAQAPFQILSLRYWSHNVVDYNEKVVDGFYDVYGITSNSFRQGKMPLLVEFRAVSVSDNVDYDVILVNRFVDTELQQLEKRAYAASLESGISQHGLLLSGLIQKIADIVVDRMGGPVGDADEILRRWKIRRHELRSSMNTIILPLGKIDVGLSRHRALLFKVLADKINLPCMLVKGSYYTGTDDGAVNLIKIDSGIGSEYIIDLMGAPGTLIPAEVPTSQLPNSFFAIRSFQDPTEMPTELPKDLCLLQAEGTAMSAAPPGLERASTFGSSRSEETSYAGVQTKDDQRSVVDENQIEILKSELETPLKSKSCGSSSGPSGKATSAQKRKVKNVSRYVISAAKNPEFAQKLHAVLLESGASPPPDLFSDMNPQYLNEGKLLGQIHANGELVDEGVHDYLVKLLSSSDQSSAVDVAEQRNEWRTNALLSDNVDEGFVMVSGRTGETTQIGAINLDPAFGNPPRMNAEAFHEEKIHDISMVSGTTSANTQLGKESVAQSTQTANSSLNAAWDSHVDRYPALGEVAEWEILWEDLQIGERIGIGSYGEVYHADWNGTEVAVKKFLDQDFSGDALVQFRCEVEIMLRLRHPNVVLFMGAVTRPPHFSILTEFLPRGSLYRLLHRPNSQLDEKRRMRMALDVAKGMNYLHTSNPTVVHRDLKSPNLLVDKNWNVKVCDFGLSRTKHHTYLSSKSTAGTPEWMAPEVLRNELANEKCDVYSFGVILWELTTCCIPWKGLNPMQVVGAVGFQNRRLEIPDDVDPVVAEIIRDCWQTEPNLRPSFSQLMVRLKRLQRLVGRTNSASQMTR from the exons ATGTCGAAGATGAAGCACCTACTGAGAAAGCTCCACATCGGCGGGGACCAGAGGCTGGCCGAGACGACGGCCGCGGTGGCCCCGCCGGTGGTGGCGAGTCCGGGGACGGCGAATCTCAACCCGACAGCGTCGTCACCGGCGTCGTCGTCGTCGGGGTCGGCGACAATGGGGAGAATCGCGGCGCTGGAGTCGGTGAGTGATCGGACGTCTGGCGACGGCGGGGGGAGCGGGAGTGGCGGAGGAGGCGTGGATTTCAATTTCTTGGAGGAGGAGTTTCAGGTACAGTTGGCCCTAGCGATTAGCGCTTCCGATCCCGATTCGCGCGACGACCCTGAGACGGCTCAGATCGACGCCGCGAAACGGATTAGCCTCGGCTGCGGGGCGACGTCGCTCGCCGACGCACAAGCCCCTTTTCAGATACTTTCGCTTCGCTACTGG AGCCATAATGTTGTAGATTATAATGAAAAAGTGGTGGATGGATTTTATGATGTGTATGGAATTACCTCGAATTCATTTAGACAAGGGAAGATGCCATTGTTGGTGGAATTTCGAGCGGTATCGGTTTCAGATAATGTTGACTACGATGTCATATTAGTTAACCGTTTTGTTGATACTGAACTGCAACAACTTGAGAAAAGAGCATATGCTGCATCTCTAGAGTCGGGGATTTCTCAACATGGTCTACTTTTAAGTGGTTTGATTCAGAAGATTGCTGATATTGTTGTTGATAGAATGGGTGGTCCAGTTGGAGATgcggatgagattttaagaagGTGGAAAATAAGGAGGCATGAGTTGCGGAGTTCAATGAACACTATCATTCTTCCCCTCGGAAAAATTGATGTTGGACTTTCACGCCACCGGGCCCTGCTCTTTAAG GTATTAGCTGATAAGATAAATCTTCCATGTATGCTGGTCAAAGGTAGCTACTACACTGGTACTGATGATGGAGCTGTAAACTTGATTAAAATTGATAGTGGAATTGGAAG CGAATATATTATTGATCTGATGGGTGCTCCTGGAACACTAATTCCTGCTGAGGTACCTACTAGTCAGCTCCCAAATTCTTTTTTTGCCATAAGGAGCTTTCAAGATCCCACAGAAATGCCTACAGAGTTGCCCAAAGATCTGTGTTTACTACAAGCTGAGGGAACTGCAATGTCGGCAGCTCCACCTGGTCTTGAAAGAGCTTCCACATTTGGCAGCTCAAGGTCAGAAGAAACATCATATGCAGGTGTTCAAACAAAAGATGACCAAAGAAGCGTCGTGGATGAAAATCAAATTGAGATTCTTAAAAGTGAGCTTGAGACTCCTCTTAAAAGTAAATCATGTGGAAGTTCATCAGGCCCATCTGGGAAAGCTACATCtgcacaaaaaagaaaagtgaaaaatgtatCAAGGTATGTCATCAGTGCCGCAAAGAACCCAGAATTTGCACAGAAACTACATGCTGTCTTGTTGGAGAGTGGTGCATCACCTCCTCCCGACTTATTTTCAGATATGAATCCTCAATACCTGAATGAAGGTAAATTGCTTGGACAAATCCATGCAAATGGGGAACTTGTAGATGAGGGGGTTCATGATTATCTGGTTAAACTATTGTCAAGCAGTGATCAATCCTCTGCCGTGGATGTAGCTGAACAACGGAATGAGTGGAGGACCAATGCTTTACTCTCTGATAATGTTGATGAGGGATTTGTAATGGTTTCTGGCAGAACTGGTGAAACAACCCAGATTGGTGCTATAAATTTAGATCCTGCTTTTGGTAATCCCCCAAGAATGAATGCAGAAGCTTTTCATGAGGAGAAAATTCATGATATATCCATGGTCTCTGGAACAACTTCTGCTAACACTCAATTGGGCAAAGAATCTGTTGCTCAATCAACGCAAACAGCCAATAGCAGTCTGAATGCTGCTTGGGATAGTCACGTTGATAGGTACCCAGCGTTGGGAGAAGTTGCGGAGTGGGAAATTCTATGGGAGGATCTTCAGATTGGAGAGCGCATTGGCATTG GTTCATATGGTGAGGTATATCATGCAGATTGGAATGGCACT GAAGTAGCTGTGAAGAAATTTTTAGATCAAGATTTTTCGGGTGATGCATTGGTTCAGTTTAGATGTGAA GTAGAGATCATGTTAAGACTTCGACATCCAAATGTTGTGCTTTTCATGGGCGCTGTTACTCGCCCTCCCCATTTCTCCATCCTGACAGAGTTTCTTCCCAG GGGTAGCTTATACCGATTACTGCATCGTCCAAATTCTCAACTTGATGAAAAGAGGCGAATGAGAATGGCTCTTGATGTG GCGAAGGGAATGAATTACCTCCACACCAGCAATCCTACAGTTGTGCATCGAGACCTTAAGTCTCCAAATCTCCTTGTTGATAAGAATTGGAATGTGAAG GTTTGTGACTTTGGGTTGTCACGTACGAAGCACCACACTTATCTGTCCTCAAAGTCCACTGCTGGAACG CCGGAATGGATGGCTCCGGAAGTTTTAAGGAATGAATTAGCTAACGAGAA GTGTGATGTGTACAGTTTTGGTGTGATATTATGGGAATTGACTACTTGCTGTATCCCATGGAAAGGATTGAACCCAATGCAGGTTGTTGGGGCTGTTGGATTCCAAAATAGGCGTCTTGAAATTCCGGATGACGTTGACCCAGTGGTTGCTGAGATAATACGTGATTGTTGGCAAAC AGAGCCAAATCTACGGCCTTCTTTCTCCCAGCTCATGGTCCGACTCAAGCGTCTTCAACGGCTTGTTGGAAGAACGAACTCTGCAAGTCAAATGACTcgataa
- the LOC112169891 gene encoding glycine dehydrogenase (decarboxylating), mitochondrial has protein sequence MERARRLANRAFVKRLVSEAKQFRQNESSSALLGSSSPVMYTPSRYVSSLSSFMRTNPRSDSSLGKTGIAGSQQTRSIAVEALKNSDTFPRRHNSATPDEQTKMAEACGFNSLDSLIDATVPKSIRLESMKFSKFDEGLTESQMLEHMKGLASKNKLFKSYIGMGYYNTYVPPVILRNIMENPAWYTQYTPYQAEISQGRLESLLNFQTLITDLTGLPMSNASLLDEGTAAAEAMAMCNNILKGKKKTFLIANNCHPQTIDICKTRADGFDLKVVTADLKDIDYKSGDVCGVLVQYPGTEGEVLDYGEFIKNAHANGVKVVMASDLLALTLLKPPGELGADIVVGSAQRFGVPMGYGGPHAAFLATSQEYKRMMPGRIIGVSVDSSGKPALRMAMQTREQHIRRDKATSNICTAQALLANMAAMYAVYHGPEGLKTISQRVHGLAGAFAVGLKKLGTEVQSLPFFDTVKVTVGDAHAIADAAAKNGMNLRVLDSKTITVSFDETTTLEDVDQLFKIFALGKPVSFTAASLAPEVKTAIPSGLTRETPYLTHPIFNSYHTEHELLRYIHKLQTKDLSLCHSMIPLGSCTMKLNATTEMMPVTWPNFSDIHPFAPTEQAEGYQEMFRDLGDLLCSITGFDSFSLQPNAGAAGEYAGLMVIRAYHFARGDHHRNVCIIPVSAHGTNPASAAMCGMKIVTIGTDAKGNINIEELKKAAEANKDNLSALMVTYPSTHGVYEEGIDEICKIIHDNGGQVYMDGANMNAQVGLTSPGWIGADVCHLNLHKTFCIPHGGGGPGMGPIGVKAHLAPYLPSHPVVPTGGIPAPEKSQPLGTISAAPWGSALILPISYTYIAMMGSKGLTDASKIAILNANYMAKRLENYYPILFRGVNGTVAHEFIVDLRGFKNTAGIEPEDVAKRLMDYGFHGPTMSWPVPGTLMIEPTESESKAELDRFCDALISIREEIGQVEKGKADIHNNVLKGAPHPPSLLMGDTWSKPYSREYAAFPASWLRSSKFWPTTGRVDNVYGDRNLICTLQPEPVEETAAAATA, from the exons ATGGAGCGTGCTCGGCGATTGGCGAACCGGGCTTTCGTGAAGCGCTTGGTTTCCGAGGCCAAGCAGTTTCGCCAGAATGAGAGCTCCTCTGCTCTGCTGGGGTCTTCCTCCCCTGTTATGTACACACCTTCAAGGTACGTTTCTTCATTGTCTTCATTCATGCGCACAAATCCCAGATCAGATTCGTCGCTAGGCAAAACTGGCATTGCCGGGTCACAACAGACCCGGTCCATTGCCGTCGAGGCCTTGAAAAACAGTGACACCTTCCCTCGCCGCCATAACTCAGCTACCCCAGATGAGCAGACCAAAATGGCTGAGGCTTGTGGGTTCAACAGCCTCGATTCTCTCATCGATGCCACCGTGCCCAAATCGATTCGTCTTGAATCGATGAAGTTCTCAAAGTTCGATGAGGGGTTGACGGAGAGTCAAATGCTCGAGCACATGAAAGGTTTGGCTTCCAAAAACAAGTTGTTCAAGTCGTATATTGGGATGGGGTACTATAACACTTATGTTCCGCCCGTGATTTTGAGGAACATAATGGAGAATCCAGCTTGGTACACCCAGTACACTCCGTACCAGGCTGAGATTTCTCAGGGCAGGCTTGAGTCTTTGCTTAATTTCCAGACCTTGATCACTGACCTTACTGGCCTTCCCATGTCAAATGCTTCATTACTTGATGAGGGAACCGCCGCTGCCGAGGCAATGGCCATGTGCAACAATATTCTGAAGGGCAAGAAGAAGACTTTTCTTATTGCTAACAATTGTCACCCCCAGACTATTGATATTTGCAAGACTAGAGCTGATGGTTTCGATCTCAAGGTCGTGACAGCGGATCTTAAGGACATTGATTACAAGAGTGGTGACGTTTGTGGTGTGCTTGTTCAGTATCCGGGGACTGAGGGTGAGGTGTTGGACTATGGGGAGTTTATTAAGAATGCTCATGCTAATGGTGTCAAGGTTGTGATGGCCTCTGATCTGTTGGCATTGACACTTTTGAAGCCGCCGGGTGAGTTGGGGGCCGATATTGTGGTGGGTTCTGCTCAGAGGTTTGGTGTGCCGATGGGGTATGGAGGTCCTCATGCAGCATTCCTGGCCACTTCTCAAGAGTACAAGAGGATGATGCCAGGAAGAATTATCGGTGTTAGTGTTGATTCTTCGGGGAAGCCTGCGCTGCGTATGGCCATGCAGACAAGGGAGCAACATATCCGAAGGGACAAGGCTACCAGCAACATTTGCACTGCTCAG GCTTTACTTGCAAACATGGCTGCTATGTATGCTGTTTATCATGGACCTGAAGGCCTTAAAACCATTTCCCAAAGGGTGCATGGTCTTGCTGGGGCCTTTGCAGTTGGATTAAAGAAACTTGGGACTGAAGTTCAGAGCCTTCCCTTCTTTGACACTGTCAAGGTTACGGTTGGTGATGCACATGCAATTGCTGATGCTGCTGCCAAGAATGGAATGAACTTGAGAGTACTGGACTCAAAAACT ATCACTGTTTCGTTTGATGAAACAACTACCTTGGAGGATGTTGATcaacttttcaaaatttttgctTTGGGCAAGCCT GTCTCTTTTACTGCTGCATCTCTTGCACCAGAAGTAAAGACTGCTATCCCTTCTGGACTAACAAGGGAGACCCCATATCTTACCCACCCAATCTTCAACTC GTATCATACTGAGCATGAGTTGCTACGATACATTCACAAGTTGCAGACAAAGGATCTTTCATTATGCCACAGTATGATTCCATTGGGATCCTGTACAATGAAATTAAATGCAACAACTGAAATGATGCCAGTGACATGGCCTAATTTCTCAGACATTCATCCTTTTGCCCCTACAGAACAAGCTGAGGGTTATCAG GAAATGTTCAGAGATTTGGGTGATCTATTGTGTAGCATCACTGGGTTTGACTCTTTCTCATTGCAACCTAATGCCGGAGCTGCTGGAGAGTATGCTGGACTGATGGTTATTCGGGCATATCATTTT GCAAGAGGGGATCACCACCGCAATGTGTGTATTATACCTGTTTCTGCACATGGTACAAATCCTGCTAGTGCTGCCATGTGTGGAATGAAAATTGTCACTATTGGAACTGATGCTAAGGGAAACATCAACATTGAAGAGCTGAAGAAGGCTGCTGAAGCAAACAAGGACAACCTATCAGCTCTTATG GTGACGTATCCTTCAACTCATGGAGTGTATGAAGAAGGTATTGATGAGATCTGTAAGATAATTCATGACAATGGAGGTCAAGTATACATGGATGGAGCTAACATGAATGCACAG GTGGGTCTGACAAGCCCGGGTTGGATTGGAGCTGATGTCTGCCATCTGAACCTCCATAAGACATTTTGCATTCCACACGGAGGCGGTGGTCCTGGCATGGGTCCTATTGGTGTGAAGGCTCACTTGGCACCATACTTGCCTTCCCATCCTGTG GTTCCTACTGGTGGAATTCCTGCCCCAGAAAAGTCTCAGCCACTTGGTACCATCTCCGCTGCACCTTGGGGATCTGCACTTATTTTGCCAATATCATATACTTATATAGCTATGATGGGTTCCAAGGGACTCACTGATGCATCAAAGATAGCAATTCTGAATGCAAACTACATGGCAAAGCGCTTGGAG aacTATTACCCCATTCTTTTCCGGGGCGTCAATGGAACCGTTGCCCATGAGTTCATTGTTGACTTGAGAGGCTTTAAG AATACTGCTGGAATAGAGCCAGAAGATGTTGCCAAGCGTCTGATGGACTACGGATTTCATGGACCAACAATGTCATGGCCAGTTCCTGGCACTCTCATGATTGAACCAACAGAAAGTGAAAGCAAG GCTGAGTTGGACAGGTTTTGCGATGCTCTTATCTCCATCAGAGAAGAGATTGGCCAGGTTGAGAAAGGAAAAGCTGATATTCACAACAACGTTCTGAAG GGAGCTCCTCACCCGCCATCACTGCTCATGGGAGACACATGGTCAAAGCCATATTCCCGGGAATATGCAGCCTTCCCAGCTTCGTGGCTCCGTTCTTCGAAGTTCTGGCCTACCACAG GACGTGTTGACAATGTGTATGGTGACCGCAACCTCATCTGCACTCTTCAACCAGAGCCTGTGGAGgaaacagcagcagcagccacTGCTTAA